From one Micromonospora siamensis genomic stretch:
- a CDS encoding M50 family metallopeptidase codes for MFSFDGLGTLWDKLFSAQPDPPALLVLLTAVVALAVVAARGPWRVARNAVTIAHEGGHALVAVLTGRRLHGIRLHSDTSGLTLSAGRPSGPGMILTLLAGYVAPSLVGLAGAWLLGGNRITLLLWVAVVLLLVMLVMIRNVYGVLSLLVTGGVVLAVSWYATPQVQAAFAWTGVWFLLFGGIRPVFELRRQRSRGRMPASDADQLAGLTPFPALFWVGVFLVVNLTALVVGALLLAGDLLTEAGLRF; via the coding sequence GCCCGCCCTGCTGGTCCTGCTCACCGCCGTCGTCGCCCTGGCGGTGGTCGCCGCCCGGGGACCCTGGCGGGTCGCCCGTAACGCCGTCACCATCGCGCACGAGGGCGGGCACGCCCTGGTGGCGGTGCTGACCGGCCGCCGGCTGCACGGCATCCGGCTGCACTCGGACACCTCCGGGCTGACCCTCTCCGCCGGCCGGCCCAGCGGGCCCGGGATGATCCTCACCCTGCTCGCCGGCTACGTCGCCCCGTCGCTGGTCGGCCTGGCCGGCGCCTGGCTGCTCGGCGGCAACCGGATCACCCTGCTGCTCTGGGTGGCCGTGGTGCTGCTCCTGGTCATGCTGGTGATGATCCGCAACGTGTACGGGGTGCTCTCCCTGCTGGTCACCGGCGGCGTCGTGCTCGCCGTCTCCTGGTACGCCACCCCGCAGGTGCAGGCCGCCTTCGCCTGGACCGGCGTGTGGTTCCTGCTGTTCGGCGGGATCCGGCCGGTGTTCGAGCTGCGCCGCCAGCGCAGCCGGGGTCGGATGCCGGCCTCCGACGCCGACCAGCTCGCCGGGCTCACCCCGTTCCCGGCCCTGTTCTGGGTCGGCGTGTTCCTGGTGGTCAACCTGACCGCCCTGGTGGTCGGCGCGCTGCTGCTCGCCGGTGACCTGCTCACCGAGGCCGGCCTGCGGTTCTGA